One genomic segment of Francisella persica ATCC VR-331 includes these proteins:
- the rpsQ gene encoding 30S ribosomal protein S17 — translation MSNKIRLLEGKVSSVAMDKTVVVRAERYVKHHLYGKFVRKTTKYYVHDENNECKEGDVVKFKETRPYSKTKKWCLVGIIHREK, via the coding sequence ATGAGCAATAAAATTAGATTGTTAGAAGGTAAAGTTTCTAGTGTAGCTATGGATAAAACTGTAGTTGTCAGAGCTGAAAGATATGTTAAGCACCATTTGTATGGTAAGTTTGTTAGGAAAACTACAAAATATTATGTTCATGATGAAAATAATGAATGTAAAGAAGGTGATGTTGTTAAGTTCAAAGAAACTAGACCATATTCAAAAACTAAGAAGTGGTGTTTAGTCGGTATTATCCATAGAGAAAAATAA
- the rpmC gene encoding 50S ribosomal protein L29, with protein MKRKDTLKDYRCKSIDQLQEAKIELLQQLFSLRMQKGTGQLKKNHLFKSAKRDIARINTIISEKSK; from the coding sequence ATGAAAAGAAAAGATACTTTAAAAGATTATAGATGTAAAAGTATTGACCAATTGCAAGAAGCGAAAATTGAGTTATTGCAACAATTATTTTCTCTTCGTATGCAGAAGGGTACAGGGCAATTAAAAAAGAATCACTTATTTAAAAGTGCAAAAAGAGATATTGCTCGTATAAATACAATAATATCAGAAAAGAGTAAATAG
- the rplP gene encoding 50S ribosomal protein L16 → MLQPKRTKFRKQQKLRNRGLAHRGNKVSFGEFGLQATSRGRISARQIEAGRRAINRHIKRGGKVWIRIFPDKPITQKPLEVRMGKGKGSVEYWVAQIQPGRVLYEITGVKEELAREAFARAAAKIPVSTTFVGKQVM, encoded by the coding sequence ATGCTACAGCCTAAGCGTACAAAGTTTCGTAAACAGCAGAAGTTGCGTAATAGAGGCTTGGCTCACAGAGGTAATAAAGTAAGCTTTGGTGAGTTTGGTCTTCAAGCGACATCTAGAGGTAGAATCTCTGCTAGACAAATTGAGGCAGGGAGAAGAGCGATTAATCGTCATATCAAGCGTGGTGGTAAAGTTTGGATTAGAATCTTCCCAGATAAGCCTATAACACAGAAACCGCTTGAAGTTCGTATGGGTAAAGGTAAAGGTTCAGTTGAATATTGGGTGGCTCAAATTCAACCGGGTCGCGTACTATATGAGATTACTGGTGTTAAAGAAGAGTTGGCTCGTGAGGCTTTTGCAAGGGCAGCAGCTAAGATACCAGTATCAACAACTTTTGTTGGAAAGCAGGTGATGTAA
- the rpsC gene encoding 30S ribosomal protein S3 — translation MGQKVNPNGIRLGYIRNWRSTWYADSSSYATKLNEDIKVREFLHKKLAAAAVSKIQIERPAQNAKITIYTARPGIVIGKKGEDVEKLRAEVNKLIGIPVQINIEEVRKPEIDAKLVADSVAQQLEKRVMFRRAMKKAMQAAMKSGAKGIKVMVSGRLGGAEIARSEWARDGRVPLQTFRADVDYATAEALTTYGVIGVKVWIYKGEILPGQIAEKKNNKKGAK, via the coding sequence ATGGGTCAAAAAGTAAATCCTAATGGTATTCGCTTAGGTTATATAAGAAACTGGCGTTCAACGTGGTATGCTGACTCTTCTAGCTACGCTACTAAGCTTAATGAAGATATTAAGGTTAGAGAGTTTTTACATAAAAAACTTGCAGCAGCAGCAGTTAGTAAGATTCAGATTGAAAGACCTGCTCAGAATGCTAAGATTACAATTTACACAGCTAGACCTGGTATTGTAATTGGTAAGAAGGGTGAGGATGTTGAGAAGTTACGTGCTGAAGTTAACAAGCTGATTGGTATTCCAGTTCAGATAAATATTGAAGAAGTGCGTAAGCCTGAAATCGATGCTAAATTAGTTGCTGATAGCGTTGCTCAACAGTTAGAGAAAAGAGTGATGTTTAGAAGAGCAATGAAAAAAGCAATGCAAGCTGCTATGAAATCAGGTGCTAAAGGTATCAAGGTCATGGTTAGTGGTCGTTTAGGTGGTGCTGAAATTGCTCGTTCTGAATGGGCTAGAGATGGTAGAGTTCCTCTACAAACATTTAGAGCAGATGTGGATTACGCTACAGCGGAAGCTTTAACAACATATGGTGTTATTGGTGTTAAAGTCTGGATCTACAAGGGTGAAATCCTTCCAGGTCAAATCGCTGAAAAGAAAAATAATAAAAAAGGAGCTAAATGA
- the rplV gene encoding 50S ribosomal protein L22, producing MEVQAKLKFARISAQKCRLVADQIRDLPVEQAINLLTFNNKKAAILIKGVLNSAVANAEHNDGMDVDSLVVSTIFIDEGPTMKRFEARAKGRGNRILKRTSHITVKVAEKK from the coding sequence ATGGAAGTACAAGCTAAGTTAAAATTTGCAAGAATCTCAGCTCAGAAATGTAGATTAGTTGCTGATCAGATCAGGGATCTACCTGTAGAGCAAGCTATTAATCTTTTGACTTTTAATAATAAAAAAGCTGCTATATTAATCAAAGGTGTTTTAAACTCTGCAGTTGCTAACGCTGAACATAATGATGGTATGGATGTTGATTCTTTAGTTGTGTCAACTATCTTCATTGATGAAGGTCCTACAATGAAGCGTTTTGAAGCTAGAGCAAAAGGTCGTGGTAATCGTATTCTAAAAAGAACTTCACATATAACTGTTAAAGTTGCTGAGAAAAAATAA
- the rpsS gene encoding 30S ribosomal protein S19: MPRSLKKGPFVDHHLLTKVFEAQKSNSKKPIKTWSRRSMIVPDMIGLTIAVHNGQQHVPVLMTEEMVGHKLGEFVVTRNYHGHAADKKAKKK; this comes from the coding sequence GTGCCTCGTTCATTAAAAAAAGGACCTTTTGTGGATCATCATCTTTTAACGAAGGTTTTTGAAGCGCAAAAAAGTAATTCTAAAAAGCCAATCAAAACATGGTCAAGAAGATCAATGATTGTGCCAGATATGATAGGTTTAACTATAGCTGTACATAATGGTCAGCAGCACGTACCTGTTCTTATGACTGAAGAAATGGTTGGTCATAAGCTAGGTGAGTTCGTTGTTACTCGTAATTACCATGGTCATGCAGCTGATAAAAAAGCTAAGAAGAAATAG
- the rplB gene encoding 50S ribosomal protein L2 — MIEIKKAKPTSPGRRHVVSVKNTELHTGKPFKGLVEVKKSKAGRNNTGRITVRHQGGGHKQHYRIVDFKRNKDDIIAKVERIEYDPNRSANIALVLYSDGDRRYIIAPKGLKKDMSVVSGEKVDVTVGNCMPLRNIPLGTVIHNIEMKPKKGAQLIRSAGTFAQLVGKDNTYAIIRLRSGEMRRVLLDCRAVIGVVSNSEHNLRSLGKAGAKRWRGIRPTVRGVAMNPVDHPHGGGEGRTSGGRHPVTPWGVPTKGYKTRRNKRSNKLIVQKLK; from the coding sequence ATGATTGAAATAAAAAAAGCTAAACCTACTTCACCTGGCCGTCGCCACGTAGTGAGCGTAAAGAATACAGAATTACACACAGGTAAGCCATTTAAAGGTTTAGTAGAGGTAAAGAAAAGTAAAGCTGGTAGAAATAATACGGGTAGAATTACAGTTCGTCATCAAGGTGGCGGTCATAAGCAGCATTACCGTATTGTAGACTTTAAGAGAAATAAAGATGACATAATAGCTAAGGTTGAGAGAATTGAGTACGATCCTAACCGTAGTGCAAATATTGCTTTAGTCCTTTATTCTGATGGTGATAGAAGATATATCATTGCGCCAAAAGGTTTAAAGAAGGATATGTCTGTAGTGTCTGGTGAGAAAGTGGATGTTACTGTTGGTAACTGTATGCCACTTAGAAATATACCTTTAGGTACAGTTATACACAATATTGAGATGAAGCCTAAAAAAGGTGCACAGTTGATTAGAAGTGCTGGTACTTTTGCTCAGTTGGTTGGTAAGGATAATACGTATGCGATTATTCGTCTAAGATCTGGTGAGATGAGAAGAGTGCTTTTAGACTGTAGAGCAGTTATAGGTGTGGTATCTAATTCTGAGCATAACTTAAGATCTTTAGGTAAAGCTGGTGCTAAGCGCTGGAGAGGTATAAGGCCTACTGTAAGAGGTGTGGCTATGAACCCAGTAGATCACCCACATGGTGGTGGTGAGGGACGTACTTCTGGTGGTAGACATCCAGTTACGCCATGGGGTGTCCCAACTAAAGGTTATAAGACGCGTAGAAATAAGCGTTCTAATAAGTTGATTGTTCAAAAACTTAAGTAA
- the rplW gene encoding 50S ribosomal protein L23: protein MSFQEKILKTVIRPYVTDKTYGLSDVNSTVVFEVARFANKQDVKNAVEQLFEVKVESVNILNVKGKARRFGRVEGRTKAWKKAYVKLAEGHDISFVGAE from the coding sequence ATGAGTTTTCAAGAAAAAATATTAAAAACTGTTATAAGACCTTATGTTACTGATAAAACTTATGGTCTTTCAGATGTAAATTCAACTGTAGTGTTCGAAGTGGCTAGATTTGCAAACAAGCAAGATGTCAAGAATGCTGTAGAACAGCTGTTTGAGGTTAAAGTTGAGTCAGTAAATATCCTTAACGTTAAGGGTAAGGCGCGTAGATTTGGTCGTGTTGAAGGTAGGACAAAGGCTTGGAAAAAAGCTTATGTGAAGCTTGCTGAAGGGCATGATATCAGTTTTGTTGGTGCAGAGTAA
- the rplD gene encoding 50S ribosomal protein L4, translated as MDLNIKSLAGQEAGSVGVAEGVFAADYNEALIHQVIVAYMAGARQGTKAQKTRSEVSGGGAKPWRQKGTGRARAGTIRSPIFRKGGVTFAAKPKSYKQKINRKMYSGAVKSILSELLRLGRMTVVEELILETPKTKEFKSVIDSLGVKDVLFVVGVEEFSENLYLSSRNLKSVAVCDSVEINPVSLICFENVVFTKKAIKEIEEKLV; from the coding sequence GTGGACTTAAATATAAAATCTTTAGCTGGTCAAGAGGCTGGATCTGTAGGTGTTGCAGAAGGTGTTTTTGCAGCTGACTATAATGAAGCTTTAATTCACCAGGTTATTGTTGCCTACATGGCAGGCGCTCGTCAAGGTACAAAAGCTCAAAAAACTAGATCAGAAGTTTCTGGTGGAGGTGCTAAGCCTTGGAGACAAAAAGGTACAGGCAGAGCAAGAGCTGGCACTATCCGTTCACCTATCTTCAGAAAAGGTGGTGTTACATTTGCGGCTAAGCCTAAGAGTTATAAGCAGAAAATTAATCGTAAGATGTATTCAGGTGCGGTTAAGTCAATCTTATCTGAACTATTAAGATTAGGCAGAATGACAGTTGTTGAAGAGTTAATATTAGAAACTCCAAAAACAAAAGAGTTCAAATCAGTGATTGACTCTTTAGGAGTTAAAGATGTACTTTTTGTTGTTGGCGTGGAAGAATTTAGTGAGAATTTATACCTATCTTCTAGAAACCTTAAGAGTGTGGCAGTATGTGATTCTGTAGAAATTAATCCAGTTTCTTTAATATGCTTTGAGAACGTTGTTTTCACTAAAAAAGCTATAAAAGAAATAGAGGAGAAGTTAGTATGA